Proteins encoded in a region of the Vicinamibacterales bacterium genome:
- the nrfD gene encoding NrfD/PsrC family molybdoenzyme membrane anchor subunit, translating into MLNPKPATYAPAPLIEPGHTFGSITDKISGVVLGTRTPLSWFIVVSIGLMLMGGLGLAVVYLLIKGTGIWGVNQPVGWGFAIINFVWWIGIGHAGTLISAILLLLRQGWRTSINRFAEGMTIFAVMCAGLFPLIHTGRPWLAAYWLFPYPNSMGVWPQFRSPLIWDVFAVSTYFTVSLLFWYVGLIPDLATLRDKAKTRPVKIIYGVLSLGWRGSARHWQRYEHIYLLLAGLSTPLVLSVHTVVSFDFAIGIIPGWHATIFPPYFVAGAIYAGFAMVLTLAIPLRKIYGLEDFITMRHLENMGKVTLVTALIVGYGYVSEAFFGFYSANKYEGFMIWNRMTGPYAPYYWTLIFCNIITPQFLWLKRVRTSTLGLFLVAMVVNVGMWLERFVIVITSLHRDFLPSSWGMYYPTIWDWMTFVGTIGLFVTLFFLFVRFLPMISIFEMRTMAPEAKLKESEGH; encoded by the coding sequence ATGCTTAATCCCAAACCCGCGACGTACGCGCCCGCGCCGCTCATCGAGCCCGGACACACGTTCGGCTCGATCACCGACAAGATCAGCGGCGTCGTCCTTGGCACCCGGACGCCGCTCAGCTGGTTCATCGTCGTGTCGATCGGCCTGATGCTGATGGGCGGCCTCGGGCTGGCGGTGGTCTACCTGCTGATCAAGGGCACCGGCATCTGGGGCGTCAACCAGCCGGTCGGGTGGGGCTTCGCGATCATCAACTTCGTCTGGTGGATCGGCATCGGCCACGCCGGGACGCTGATCTCCGCCATTCTGCTGCTGCTCCGCCAGGGCTGGCGGACGTCGATCAACCGCTTCGCCGAAGGCATGACCATCTTCGCGGTCATGTGCGCCGGCCTGTTCCCGCTGATCCACACCGGCCGTCCGTGGCTGGCGGCCTACTGGTTGTTCCCGTATCCCAACAGCATGGGGGTGTGGCCGCAGTTCCGCAGCCCGCTGATCTGGGACGTGTTCGCGGTCTCCACCTACTTCACGGTGTCGCTGCTGTTCTGGTACGTCGGTCTGATTCCCGACCTGGCGACGCTGCGCGACAAGGCGAAGACGAGGCCGGTGAAGATCATCTACGGCGTGCTCTCGCTCGGCTGGCGGGGATCGGCGCGCCACTGGCAGCGTTACGAGCACATCTACCTGCTGCTGGCCGGGCTGTCGACGCCGCTGGTGCTCTCGGTCCACACAGTGGTGAGCTTCGACTTCGCGATCGGCATCATCCCGGGGTGGCACGCGACCATCTTCCCGCCGTACTTCGTCGCCGGCGCGATCTACGCCGGCTTCGCGATGGTGCTCACGCTCGCCATCCCGCTGCGCAAGATCTACGGCCTCGAAGACTTCATCACCATGCGCCACCTCGAGAACATGGGCAAGGTGACGCTGGTGACCGCGCTGATCGTCGGCTACGGCTACGTGTCGGAAGCCTTCTTCGGCTTCTACAGCGCGAACAAGTACGAAGGCTTCATGATCTGGAACCGCATGACGGGTCCTTACGCGCCGTACTACTGGACGCTGATCTTCTGCAACATCATCACGCCGCAGTTCCTCTGGCTGAAGCGCGTCCGCACCAGCACGCTGGGCCTGTTCCTCGTCGCGATGGTCGTCAACGTCGGCATGTGGCTGGAGCGGTTCGTCATCGTCATCACCAGCCTGCACCGTGACTTCCTGCCCTCGTCGTGGGGGATGTACTACCCGACGATCTGGGACTGGATGACGTTCGTCGGCACCATCGGCCTGTTCGTGACGCTGTTCTTCCTCTTCGTGCGGTTCCTGCCGATGATCTCGATCTTCGAAATGAGGACGATGGCGCCGGAGGCGAAGCTGAAAGAGTCGGAGGGCCACTGA
- a CDS encoding DUF3341 domain-containing protein, which produces MSAAHTASAAPFGLMAEFENPSALVAAAKRTYEAGYRNIDTFSPYPIEEAWEAIGQQDRRLSKIVLAGGLAGLLTGFALQEWVHQLAYPINIAGKPLNSWPQFVPVMFELTILFASLSAVIGMIVLNGLPQPYHPVFNVPRFEHASRDRFFLLVESTDPKFDRTKTLDFLKGLNPSEINEVEP; this is translated from the coding sequence ATGAGCGCCGCGCACACCGCGTCCGCCGCCCCGTTCGGCCTGATGGCGGAATTCGAGAACCCGAGCGCGCTCGTGGCGGCGGCGAAGCGGACCTACGAGGCCGGCTACCGCAACATCGATACGTTCTCCCCCTACCCGATCGAGGAAGCCTGGGAGGCGATCGGCCAGCAGGATCGCCGGCTGTCGAAGATCGTGCTCGCCGGCGGGCTGGCCGGGCTGCTCACCGGCTTCGCGCTGCAGGAGTGGGTGCACCAGCTGGCGTATCCGATCAACATCGCGGGCAAGCCGCTCAACAGCTGGCCGCAGTTCGTGCCGGTCATGTTCGAGCTGACGATCCTGTTCGCGTCGCTGTCGGCGGTGATCGGCATGATCGTGCTGAACGGGCTGCCGCAGCCGTATCACCCGGTCTTCAACGTGCCGCGCTTCGAGCACGCCTCGCGCGATCGGTTCTTCCTGCTGGTCGAGTCGACCGACCCGAAGTTCGATCGCACGAAGACGCTGGACTTCCTGAAGGGGCTCAATCCCAGTGAGATCAATGAAGTTGAGCCGTAG
- a CDS encoding cytochrome c, whose amino-acid sequence MKLSRSRRPRPAVRLPLAAALLIAGASVAGCRQDMHNTPVGQPLRESLFVKNVSTSRAPVEGTVARGTLQDDAAFFTGKEGGAPVNALPFALTAEVLDRGEQRFNIYCSPCHGVSGRGDGMIVRRGYRQPPSFHIDRLQQAPLGHFFDTMTNGFGAMPDYRAQIMPRDRWAIAAYVRALQLSQHATAADIPADERQKLGQPAARPEGGAAAGQHK is encoded by the coding sequence ATGAAGTTGAGCCGTAGCCGCCGCCCGCGTCCCGCTGTCCGCCTGCCGCTGGCCGCGGCGCTGCTCATCGCCGGCGCGTCGGTCGCAGGCTGCCGGCAGGACATGCACAACACGCCGGTCGGCCAACCGCTGCGCGAGAGCCTGTTCGTCAAGAACGTCTCGACCTCGCGCGCGCCGGTCGAGGGGACCGTGGCCCGCGGCACGCTGCAGGACGATGCGGCGTTCTTCACCGGCAAGGAGGGGGGAGCGCCGGTGAACGCGCTGCCGTTCGCGCTGACCGCGGAGGTGCTCGATCGCGGCGAGCAGCGGTTCAACATCTACTGCTCGCCCTGCCACGGCGTCTCCGGGCGCGGCGACGGCATGATCGTGCGCCGCGGCTACCGCCAGCCGCCGTCGTTCCACATCGATCGGCTGCAGCAGGCGCCGCTCGGCCATTTCTTCGACACGATGACCAACGGGTTCGGCGCGATGCCGGATTACCGCGCGCAGATCATGCCGCGCGATCGCTGGGCGATCGCCGCCTACGTGCGCGCGCTGCAATTGAGCCAGCACGCGACCGCCGCGGACATCCCGGCCGACGAACGGCAGAAGCTCGGACAGCCGGCGGCCAGGCCCGAAGGCGGCGCGGCGGCGGGCCAGCACAAGTAA
- a CDS encoding SCO family protein: MKRAAACLLAASLCTAAPAYAQYAAGPQRPNPVNQKPEILKNVGIDQKIGQQLPLDLTFKNEAGRDVRLGEFFTGRPVVLALAYYDCPMLCTQVLNGMTGALKTLSFDAGRDFEVVVVSIDPRDNFQVAAHKKASYVEHYGRPQTAAGWHFLTGAESAIKPLADALGFRYVYDANIKQYAHGAAIYVATPKGVVSRYLLGIDFAPRDLRLALVEASNNVLGSVVDQVLLLCYHYDPTTGKYGAATINAVRIGFLATVTGFLAFLFVSLKRERLHGHGADTTARTSAAREREGEPAGRRPSDIA; encoded by the coding sequence GTGAAGCGCGCCGCCGCGTGCCTGCTCGCGGCATCGCTCTGCACGGCCGCGCCGGCGTACGCGCAGTACGCCGCGGGACCGCAGCGCCCGAACCCGGTCAATCAGAAGCCGGAGATCCTGAAGAACGTCGGCATCGATCAGAAGATCGGGCAGCAGCTGCCGCTGGATCTGACGTTCAAGAACGAGGCCGGACGCGACGTGCGCCTCGGCGAGTTCTTCACCGGCCGGCCGGTCGTGCTCGCGCTCGCCTACTACGACTGCCCGATGCTCTGCACGCAGGTGCTGAACGGCATGACCGGCGCGCTCAAGACGCTGTCGTTCGACGCCGGCAGGGACTTCGAGGTCGTCGTCGTCAGCATCGATCCGCGCGACAACTTCCAGGTCGCGGCGCACAAGAAGGCGTCGTACGTCGAGCACTACGGCCGGCCGCAGACCGCGGCGGGCTGGCACTTCCTGACCGGCGCCGAGAGCGCGATCAAGCCGCTGGCGGACGCGCTCGGCTTCCGCTACGTCTACGACGCCAACATCAAGCAGTACGCGCACGGCGCGGCGATTTACGTCGCCACGCCCAAGGGCGTGGTATCGCGCTACCTGCTGGGCATCGATTTCGCGCCGCGCGATCTGCGCCTGGCGCTGGTCGAGGCGTCGAACAACGTGCTCGGCAGCGTCGTGGATCAAGTGCTGCTGCTCTGTTATCACTACGATCCGACGACGGGGAAGTACGGCGCGGCGACGATCAACGCGGTCAGGATAGGGTTCCTCGCCACCGTCACCGGGTTCCTGGCGTTTCTGTTCGTCAGCCTGAAGCGCGAGCGGCTCCACGGGCACGGCGCTGACACGACGGCGCGCACGAGCGCAGCGAGAGAGCGTGAGGGGGAGCCCGCGGGGCGACGCCCCTCGGATATAGCCTAG
- the coxB gene encoding cytochrome c oxidase subunit II, with amino-acid sequence MFTNFPFFPQQASEQAATMDALYFFLVAVTAFFTLLIAVLVTVFAIKFRRRHDTEVGEAIHGSLALELLWTFIPLGICMIMFVWGAQVFFHMTRPPKGAMEIYVVGKQWMWKAQHMDGASEINELHVPVGRPVKLTLGSEDVIHSFFIPDFRAKADVIPGRYNTMWFTASKPGRYHIFCTQYCGTKHSAMIGTVTALEPAAYQAWLGGGAAGGTMAEAGAKLFADLSCNTCHMDTNQGRGPVLKGIYGKQALLASGQSVTVDDAYIRESILNPQAKIVAGFQPIMPTFQGLVTEEQILQLIAYLKSLNGSTATATTGTGTPEVK; translated from the coding sequence ATGTTCACGAACTTTCCCTTCTTCCCGCAGCAGGCGTCCGAGCAGGCCGCGACGATGGACGCGCTGTACTTCTTCCTGGTCGCGGTCACGGCGTTCTTCACGCTGCTGATCGCGGTCCTGGTCACGGTCTTCGCGATCAAGTTCCGCCGCCGACACGACACCGAGGTCGGCGAGGCGATTCACGGATCGCTGGCTCTCGAGCTGCTGTGGACCTTCATCCCGCTCGGCATCTGCATGATCATGTTCGTGTGGGGCGCGCAGGTGTTCTTCCACATGACGCGGCCGCCCAAGGGGGCGATGGAGATCTACGTCGTCGGCAAGCAGTGGATGTGGAAGGCGCAGCACATGGACGGCGCCTCCGAGATCAACGAGCTCCACGTGCCGGTCGGCCGCCCGGTGAAGCTGACGCTGGGGTCCGAGGACGTCATCCACAGCTTCTTCATTCCCGACTTCCGCGCCAAGGCCGACGTCATCCCCGGGCGCTACAACACGATGTGGTTCACCGCCAGCAAGCCGGGCAGATACCACATCTTCTGCACCCAGTACTGCGGCACCAAGCACTCGGCGATGATCGGCACGGTCACCGCGCTCGAGCCCGCGGCGTACCAGGCGTGGCTGGGCGGCGGCGCGGCCGGCGGCACGATGGCGGAGGCCGGCGCCAAGCTGTTCGCGGATCTCTCGTGCAACACCTGCCACATGGACACGAACCAGGGGCGCGGCCCGGTGCTGAAGGGCATCTACGGCAAGCAGGCGCTGCTGGCCTCGGGGCAGTCGGTGACGGTCGACGACGCCTACATCCGCGAGTCGATCCTGAATCCGCAGGCTAAGATCGTCGCCGGCTTCCAGCCGATCATGCCGACGTTCCAGGGGCTGGTCACCGAAGAGCAGATCCTGCAGTTGATCGCCTACCTGAAATCGCTCAACGGATCGACGGCCACGGCGACCACCGGCACCGGCACGCCGGAGGTGAAGTAA
- the ctaD gene encoding cytochrome c oxidase subunit I: protein MATTAAPLNYLNNGYGAASWLLTRDHKRIALLYLYSITAFFFLGGFFALLIRLELLTPAADMVAPDMYNRLFTMHGVVMVFFFLIPSIPAVLGNFLIPIMVGAKDLAFPRINLLSWYIYVLGGLFTIVAAISGGVDTGWTFYAPYSTSASNSHVILAGVGIFITGFSSILTGLNFIVTVHRMRAPGLTWFRLPLFVWAHYATSLIMILGTPVIAITVLLVAVERGLHLGIFDPALGGDPILFQHLFWFYSHPAVYIMILPAMGVVSELVQAFARKNIFGYSFVAFSSLAIAVIGFLVWGHHLFVAGQSTYAGLVFSLISFFVAIPSAVKVFNWTATLYKGSVSWDSPMLYAFGFIGLFTIGGLTGLFLATLGMDIHMHDTYFIIAHFHYVMVGGAIFGYLGGLHYWWPKITGRMYPEGWAKFAALNIFVGFNLTFFPQFIVGYLGMPRRYAMYAPEFQVYNVLSTAGATILGVGYLIPMIYFAWSLKHAPRAGDNPWGARGLEWEIPSPPPTENFTATPIVTEGTHQYAPSREVGIV from the coding sequence ATGGCAACCACAGCGGCTCCCCTGAATTACCTGAACAACGGCTACGGCGCGGCGTCGTGGCTGTTGACCAGGGATCACAAGCGCATCGCGCTGCTCTACCTGTACTCGATCACCGCCTTCTTCTTCCTCGGCGGCTTCTTCGCGCTGCTGATCCGGCTGGAGCTGCTGACGCCCGCCGCCGACATGGTCGCGCCGGACATGTACAACCGGCTGTTCACCATGCACGGCGTGGTGATGGTGTTCTTCTTCCTGATCCCGTCGATTCCCGCGGTGCTCGGCAACTTCCTGATCCCGATCATGGTCGGGGCGAAAGACCTCGCGTTCCCGCGCATCAACCTGCTCAGCTGGTACATCTACGTCCTCGGCGGGCTGTTCACGATCGTCGCGGCGATCTCGGGCGGGGTCGACACCGGGTGGACGTTCTACGCGCCCTACAGCACGAGCGCGTCGAACTCGCACGTCATCCTGGCGGGAGTCGGCATCTTCATCACCGGCTTCTCGTCGATCCTGACCGGACTGAACTTCATCGTCACGGTGCACCGGATGCGCGCGCCGGGGCTCACCTGGTTCCGCCTGCCGCTGTTCGTCTGGGCGCACTACGCGACCAGCCTGATCATGATTCTCGGCACGCCGGTGATCGCGATCACGGTGCTGCTGGTGGCGGTCGAGCGCGGCCTGCACCTCGGCATCTTCGATCCGGCGCTCGGCGGCGATCCGATCCTCTTCCAGCACCTGTTCTGGTTCTACTCGCACCCGGCGGTCTACATCATGATCCTGCCGGCGATGGGGGTGGTCAGCGAGCTGGTGCAGGCGTTCGCGCGCAAGAACATCTTCGGCTATTCGTTCGTCGCGTTCTCGAGCCTCGCGATCGCGGTGATCGGGTTCCTCGTCTGGGGGCATCACCTGTTCGTCGCCGGGCAGTCGACATACGCCGGGCTGGTGTTCTCGCTGATCAGCTTCTTCGTCGCCATTCCCTCCGCGGTGAAGGTCTTCAACTGGACGGCGACGCTCTACAAAGGATCGGTGTCGTGGGACTCGCCGATGCTCTACGCCTTCGGCTTCATCGGCCTGTTCACGATCGGCGGGCTGACGGGGCTGTTCCTGGCGACGCTCGGCATGGACATCCACATGCACGACACGTATTTCATCATCGCGCACTTCCACTACGTCATGGTCGGCGGCGCGATCTTCGGGTACCTGGGCGGCCTGCACTACTGGTGGCCCAAGATCACCGGGCGGATGTACCCGGAAGGCTGGGCCAAGTTCGCGGCGCTGAACATCTTCGTCGGGTTCAACCTGACGTTCTTCCCGCAGTTCATCGTCGGCTACCTCGGCATGCCGCGCCGCTACGCGATGTACGCGCCGGAGTTCCAGGTCTACAACGTGCTGTCCACCGCCGGAGCGACGATTCTCGGCGTCGGCTACCTGATCCCGATGATCTACTTCGCGTGGTCGCTGAAGCACGCGCCGCGCGCCGGTGACAACCCGTGGGGGGCGCGCGGGCTGGAATGGGAGATCCCGTCTCCGCCGCCGACCGAGAACTTCACCGCGACACCGATCGTGACCGAAGGCACGCACCAGTACGCGCCGAGCCGGGAGGTTGGCATTGTCTGA
- a CDS encoding cytochrome c oxidase subunit 3 family protein, whose translation MSDAPSAYQPPPVAIHPAGHGHTPHHPYLQHHFDSMAQQAEASTLGMWTFLVTEIMFFGGLFMAYLVYRYYSPMGFQEASHHLDVFWGTLNTALLIISSLTMALAVRSAQTSQPAMTQVKWLVATMLLGLGFLGIKVIEYTDKFTHHLVPGPNFRWEGLYPKPAEQFYSLYFAMTGLHALHMIIGIGIMLVITWMAWRRTFDSEYYTPVEVAGLYWHFVDIVWIFLFPLLYLIGRHFHPGA comes from the coding sequence TTGTCTGACGCGCCGTCCGCATACCAGCCGCCGCCCGTCGCGATTCATCCGGCGGGCCACGGCCATACGCCGCATCATCCGTACCTGCAGCACCACTTCGACAGCATGGCGCAGCAGGCGGAGGCGTCCACGCTCGGCATGTGGACGTTCCTGGTCACCGAGATCATGTTCTTCGGCGGCCTGTTCATGGCGTACCTGGTCTACCGCTACTACTCGCCGATGGGATTCCAGGAGGCGAGCCACCACCTGGACGTCTTCTGGGGCACGCTCAATACCGCGCTCCTCATCATCAGCTCGCTGACCATGGCGCTGGCCGTGCGCTCGGCGCAGACCAGCCAGCCGGCGATGACGCAGGTGAAGTGGCTCGTGGCGACGATGCTGCTCGGCCTGGGGTTCCTCGGCATCAAGGTGATCGAGTACACCGACAAGTTCACCCACCACCTGGTGCCCGGTCCGAACTTCCGCTGGGAAGGGCTCTATCCGAAGCCGGCGGAGCAGTTCTATTCGCTCTACTTCGCGATGACGGGGCTCCACGCGCTGCACATGATCATCGGCATCGGCATCATGCTGGTCATCACGTGGATGGCGTGGCGCCGAACGTTCGACAGCGAATACTACACACCGGTCGAAGTCGCGGGCCTCTACTGGCACTTCGTCGACATCGTCTGGATTTTCCTGTTCCCGCTGCTCTATCTGATCGGCCGGCACTTCCATCCGGGGGCGTAG
- a CDS encoding cytochrome C oxidase subunit IV family protein: protein MSGHVAPKTMYYAVFAALIVGTALTVAVAFVDLGALNNVVMLTIAVTKATLVVLYFMHVRWSTRLTWVVAASGFFWLLILFGLTMQDYLTRGWVPGTWR from the coding sequence ATGTCAGGGCACGTAGCGCCAAAGACCATGTATTACGCGGTGTTCGCCGCGTTGATCGTCGGCACCGCGCTGACCGTCGCGGTCGCGTTCGTCGATCTCGGCGCGCTGAACAACGTCGTCATGCTGACGATCGCGGTCACCAAGGCGACGCTGGTGGTGCTGTATTTCATGCACGTGCGCTGGAGCACGCGGCTCACCTGGGTCGTCGCCGCATCCGGCTTCTTCTGGCTGCTCATCCTGTTCGGCTTGACGATGCAGGACTATCTCACTCGAGGCTGGGTGCCCGGTACCTGGCGCTGA
- a CDS encoding efflux RND transporter periplasmic adaptor subunit: MTDLSKDLAALRIPQEERSGGRGKPLVAAIVVLLLGALGWGGWYWATRLQAAPVKAASATAKAGGPSAPGAVLNASGYVTARRRATVSSKVTGKVVNVLIEEGQPVKAGQILATLDDTQVRAALAHAEAQLASARKSFAEDQARLRQAELNLGRRQQLLKERVVGRAELDDAQAEVDALKARIAYAEQQIGVAESQVNLQKTNLADMVVRAPFSGIAISKDAQPGEMISPVSAGGGFTRTGIGTIVDMSSLEIEVDVNETYINRVSRGQKVEAVLDAYQDWRIPAHVITTIPTADRQKATVRVRIGFDQLGDPRILPDMGVKVSFLRDAPAAGADAAPVVPRVLVPKAAVRSENGRSIVFVIKEGRVERRAVSVGQETGDQIEVLSGLTAGERVVTDGPPTLKDGDKVKVL; encoded by the coding sequence ATGACTGACCTTTCCAAGGATCTGGCCGCGCTGCGCATCCCACAGGAAGAGCGCAGCGGCGGGCGCGGCAAGCCGCTCGTCGCCGCGATCGTCGTGCTTCTCCTGGGCGCGCTCGGCTGGGGCGGCTGGTACTGGGCCACCAGGCTGCAGGCCGCGCCGGTGAAGGCGGCCTCGGCGACCGCCAAGGCCGGAGGGCCGTCGGCCCCCGGAGCGGTGCTGAACGCGTCCGGCTACGTGACGGCGCGCCGCCGCGCGACGGTCTCGTCGAAGGTCACCGGCAAGGTGGTGAACGTCCTGATCGAGGAAGGCCAGCCGGTGAAGGCGGGGCAGATCCTCGCCACGCTCGACGACACCCAGGTTCGTGCGGCGCTGGCGCACGCGGAGGCGCAGCTCGCGTCGGCCCGCAAGAGCTTCGCGGAAGACCAGGCGCGCCTGCGGCAGGCGGAACTCAACCTCGGACGGCGGCAGCAACTGCTGAAGGAGCGCGTCGTCGGGCGCGCGGAGCTGGACGACGCGCAGGCGGAAGTCGACGCGCTGAAGGCGCGGATCGCGTACGCGGAGCAGCAGATCGGCGTCGCCGAGAGCCAGGTGAACCTGCAGAAGACCAACCTCGCCGACATGGTGGTGCGCGCGCCGTTCAGCGGCATCGCGATCTCGAAGGACGCGCAGCCGGGGGAGATGATCTCGCCGGTGTCGGCCGGCGGCGGCTTCACCCGCACCGGCATCGGGACCATCGTCGACATGTCGTCCCTCGAGATCGAGGTGGACGTCAACGAGACCTACATCAACCGCGTCAGCCGCGGCCAGAAGGTCGAGGCCGTGCTCGACGCGTATCAGGACTGGCGGATTCCGGCGCACGTGATCACGACGATTCCGACCGCCGACCGGCAGAAAGCGACGGTCCGGGTGCGGATCGGGTTCGACCAGCTCGGCGATCCGCGGATCCTGCCGGACATGGGCGTCAAGGTGTCGTTCCTCCGCGACGCCCCGGCGGCGGGGGCCGACGCCGCCCCGGTCGTACCGCGCGTGCTGGTGCCAAAGGCGGCGGTGCGGAGCGAGAACGGCCGTTCGATCGTGTTCGTCATCAAGGAGGGTCGCGTCGAGCGGCGCGCCGTGAGCGTCGGTCAGGAGACCGGCGATCAGATCGAAGTGCTCTCCGGCTTGACCGCCGGCGAGCGCGTCGTCACCGACGGACCGCCAACCCTCAAGGACGGCGACAAGGTAAAGGTGCTGTAG
- a CDS encoding ABC transporter ATP-binding protein — translation MSQTLVTVRNLHKVFQRGGQRIDVLQGVDLDIPQGDYLALMGPSGSGKTTLLNLLGGLDTPTEGSIEVAGDRLDKLSGAKLAAWRARHIGFVFQLYNLLPVLTAARNVELPLLLTKLKKADRMNRVRVALSVVGLGDRMHHYPRQLSGGQEQRVGIARAIVTDPTLLLCDEPTGDLDRKSGDEILELLEVLNRDHGKTIVMVTHDPHAAARAKRTLHLEKGVLVKTEAAA, via the coding sequence ATGTCACAAACCCTCGTCACGGTTCGCAATCTGCACAAGGTGTTTCAGCGCGGCGGGCAGCGCATCGACGTGCTGCAGGGAGTCGACCTGGACATCCCGCAGGGGGACTACCTCGCGTTGATGGGCCCGTCGGGCTCGGGCAAGACGACGCTGCTCAACCTGCTCGGCGGCCTCGACACACCCACTGAAGGGTCGATCGAGGTCGCGGGCGACCGGCTCGACAAGCTGTCGGGCGCGAAGCTCGCGGCGTGGCGCGCGCGCCACATCGGGTTCGTGTTCCAGCTGTACAACCTGCTGCCGGTGCTGACGGCGGCGCGGAACGTCGAACTGCCGCTGCTGCTGACGAAGCTGAAGAAGGCGGATCGCATGAACCGGGTCCGGGTGGCGCTCTCCGTCGTCGGCCTCGGCGACCGCATGCACCACTATCCGCGCCAGCTGTCGGGCGGCCAGGAGCAGCGCGTCGGCATCGCGCGCGCGATCGTGACCGACCCGACGCTGCTGCTGTGCGACGAGCCGACCGGCGACCTGGATCGGAAGTCGGGGGACGAGATCCTCGAGCTGCTCGAAGTCCTCAATCGCGATCACGGCAAGACGATCGTGATGGTCACGCACGATCCGCACGCCGCGGCGCGCGCGAAGCGGACGCTGCACCTCGAGAAGGGCGTTCTGGTGAAGACGGAGGCAGCGGCATGA
- a CDS encoding FtsX-like permease family protein → MKFLHIVWRNLMRRKIRTIFTLLSIFVSFVLFGYLMAIRSAFSMGIDLAGADRLMVLNKISIIMPLPVSYKERIKQIEGVKEVTFANWFGGYYQETRNQFPNMAVDAENWFKMYSEFAVPEDQMKAWLADRQGAIIGADLARRFGWKVGDRVPLQATIFARPDRRAWEFNISGIYDSPVKGTDKTQLFFHWELLNEVLRNTQFGNQVGWYVIKVNDPEQSPGVAKTVDTMFANSPTETKTDSEKNFIAGWAKQIGNISLITQLVAAAALFMMLLVTANTMAQSIRERTSELAVLKTLGFGDGRVLSLVLMESCVLALVGGIAGIAVSWALVTIGGDPTGAFLPQFLFPPKDVVIGVLMVVALGFAAGAIPALQAQRLRIVDALRRT, encoded by the coding sequence ATGAAGTTCCTGCACATCGTCTGGCGGAACCTGATGCGGCGGAAGATCCGGACGATCTTCACGCTGCTGTCGATCTTCGTCTCGTTCGTGCTGTTCGGCTACCTGATGGCGATCCGCAGCGCGTTCAGCATGGGCATCGACCTGGCCGGCGCCGATCGGTTGATGGTGCTGAACAAGATTTCGATCATCATGCCGCTGCCGGTGAGCTACAAGGAGCGGATCAAGCAGATCGAAGGGGTCAAGGAAGTCACGTTCGCCAACTGGTTCGGCGGCTACTACCAGGAAACCAGGAACCAGTTCCCCAACATGGCGGTGGACGCGGAGAACTGGTTCAAGATGTACAGCGAGTTCGCCGTTCCCGAAGATCAGATGAAGGCGTGGCTCGCCGACCGCCAGGGAGCGATCATCGGCGCCGATCTCGCCAGGCGCTTCGGATGGAAGGTCGGCGATCGCGTGCCGCTGCAGGCGACGATTTTCGCCCGCCCCGATCGACGCGCCTGGGAGTTCAACATCTCCGGGATCTACGACTCGCCGGTCAAGGGGACCGACAAGACGCAGTTGTTCTTCCACTGGGAGTTGCTGAACGAGGTGCTGCGGAACACGCAGTTCGGGAACCAGGTCGGCTGGTACGTGATCAAGGTGAACGATCCGGAGCAGTCACCCGGAGTGGCGAAGACGGTGGACACGATGTTCGCCAACTCGCCTACCGAGACCAAGACCGACAGCGAGAAGAACTTCATCGCCGGGTGGGCCAAGCAGATCGGCAACATCAGCCTGATCACGCAGCTGGTGGCCGCCGCGGCGCTCTTCATGATGCTGCTGGTGACCGCCAACACGATGGCGCAGTCGATCCGCGAGCGGACGAGCGAGCTGGCGGTCCTCAAGACGCTCGGCTTCGGCGACGGCCGGGTGCTGTCGCTGGTGCTGATGGAGTCGTGCGTGCTCGCCCTGGTCGGCGGCATCGCGGGCATCGCCGTGTCATGGGCGCTGGTCACGATCGGCGGCGACCCGACCGGAGCGTTTCTGCCGCAGTTCCTGTTCCCGCCGAAGGACGTGGTCATCGGCGTGCTGATGGTGGTGGCGCTCGGATTCGCCGCCGGCGCCATCCCGGCGCTGCAGGCGCAGCGCCTGCGCATCGTCGATGCGCTGAGGAGAACGTAG